The segment ttcTATTAAAGTGCTCCAGCCGGTGGGGCACAGGGCAGAGTTTTCACCTGGGTCAGAAGGTTGTGGAATTCCTCCACTGCCTGTGAGTGTGCCACAGGATTTAGCACAAGGTGTTGGAAGAGATTGACAGGCTCAGCATCCCGAAATGTCTTAGGGATTGGGATAGTCAGGGGCAGGAAGGTGTTGCCAATGAGGAAATGTTGGAGAGACCTTTGCTGGATACCACGGCCCAAAAACCAGAGGAGGTCCTGGAGCCTCTGAGAGAGCTTGTTATACTGCCAGTCTGCCAGGGGCAGCCGTAGCAACAGGTGCATGAGGGCTGTTTTGAAGTGGTAGGAGGTAAGGATGGGGCGGGAGGCCCCAGTGGGAAGGCTCTGGTGGTCCCAGAGACTCAAAATGATTTGGAGGCACTTGAGGTGGCATGTGTTCTCGGGAGCAAAGCGCCCTACCAGCTTCAGGAACAGGTGTTCACAGGCCGCCACGGACTCAGGCCAGTCCACGCTGGTGAGCTGTTCTTGCTCCGAGGCCTGACTCACCAGGTAGACCAAGGTGTCTTCCCGCTGCACCCCCaggagcaagctgattaacagaAAGCGGCCCGAGCGGTATTCCACCCTGAGGTTGCAGGAGGTagaagatggagggagggtgaGCTTAAAGTCATATTTATGGGCCACCAGGGCCCACGCATGGCCCACCATGTTCCGGAACCACTGCACGGTCTTACACACGTCCAGGTGGGAGCCTGTGCAGAGAGCAGCTTTCATAGGGGAGGTACACTTGCCCAAAACCAGCGAGTGGTCCTTGTGGTGGTGCACCAGGCACAGCACGTCCCCCAGGGCCTTCTCGTGCTTGCACGTACACTCGGACTCTACGCGCACGCAACCACAGCGGCGGCCTAGAGCCGGATCCCTCATCTCCAAGATAAACATGGTGCCCTGTGGCGGAACGATAGGCACCAGGATATCAAATTTCTGGGTCTCATGGAGGGTCCCCCACTTCTCAAAGGCAGCCCCAATGCCCAGGCAGTCCTCCAGGCGGGGGTGAGCCTCCTGGCGGGTGAGCACCCGGCAGGCCTCAATGAGATCATCCACAAAGCTCTCCACAAACTCGCAGGTGCCGGGCAGGTCACGAATGGCATTTTGGACGTAGTGTTTGTAGAACGATTCCAGGGCCTCCTGGGAGGGGAAGTCAGTGAGCCAGTTGTATGTGGTGATGGGCACAATGCggacttcctcctcttcctcatcactGCTGGACTCAAAGGCCGGCTCGTGTTGCATGTTCTGTCTCAGGAGCTCAAAGAtgagaaaaaggcaaaagagGCCCGCGTTCCAAAGGTTTCCTAGCATCCATCCCAGAGGACCCTCCTGGCCGTTAGCCTGAAATGGCCacctgtctttcttccccagcacCAACTGGTCACCGGATGTGTCTCCTCTCCAGAAATTCTCTACCTTCTGCTTCTGCTCAGCTGCTCGCTTTTTCTCTTCAAACTCTGTCTCCAACAGCCGCATCTCCTCACTCATGCGCTTCTCCAGCTGCCGACTCCTGGCTAGTGTGTCCAGGTCCATCCGGTCACTGACCATCAGGGGGTGGTGAACAACATACATCACTGCCAGGAACAGCAGGCTTATCACAGCCATGGAGGCCTCTGCATCCGAAGAAGTAGGAGGGTAGGGGTCAGTGATGATCTTCTGGACGCATCTGCTCTCCAGCACATAGTCCCCAGAGCCCTGTCCAAAACGATGAACGTCAGCTGCGCAGGAGGAGCAGAAAGCTCACGGAGCTAGCCTTGGACAGAGTAAATGTGGCCTGCCGAGGAGGAGATCTGGGGAAAAGGGAGACAGTAGGATGTGCCTCTCTGTCTTTCTACTGCTTTCCTTCCACATGGTATGGATGGTATTTAGGTTTCCCAAGGACAGACATGGGACTGTTTTCATTCCAGTGTAGGACGGGGAAGGGGACCCTCACTGTGGGGTGGCCTCACCCGACTCATCAGTCCACCTTGGGCACCACAAATGCCCTGCGGGTCCCAGAGGTTCTCCCTTCCACAGGCAGGAAGCACTGTGTCTGCCTGGGCAAACCTTTCCCGGTGCCCGGGCAGCCGGCCCCAGCCCCCAGTCACGGGGCAGCGGCCCACTTCCTCTGTGACTTCACAGTTGTGGGAATTCTGCGGGCCCCGGGTCCTCTGACCGCGAGGCCACGCCCCTCCGCGGGCCACGCCCCTCCGCGGGCCACGCCCCTCCgcgggccacgccccctccgcgCGCCGGGCTCCGGCCCCGCGCGGATGCGCCCCGCCGGGTCCTCCGCGGGCCGCTATGTGTCCGGCCTCACCCCCCGCCTCGCGCGCCAGGGCACTGAGAGCCCACGGCGGGGGGCTGCCGCGTCCCCACCCGCCGCTGAGGACCCCGGCCTTCAGCCCGCGGCCCTCGAGCTTCGGGGCTTACCGCGGTGCGTGGAGAGCGCCCGGGCGGGCGAGCGCGCACCCGGGGCCGGCTCCCCCTCCTCTCCGGAGAACCCGGCGCCCCTCCAGGAGCCCTGGGGACGAAGCGGCAGGCGCGGGCTCTGACTCCAACGCGGAGGCCCCTCGGCCCCTCGCCACGGACGGCTTCCCCCGACTCCTCACCCCGGAGACttgcctccgccgccgccgccggcccagACCTTCCGGGGCCTCCGGCACCCGCGCCCGGGCCACTCGCCCCGGCGTCGGCCGCCACGGGGTCTTCAAGCGGCCGCTCAGCCCGGGCGCGGCGCTCTTCCCGGCGGGATAGGAGCTGCCGGCTCACCGCGGGACCGGCCCCGCGGCCCTGACGCCCTTCCCTGGGTGCAGACCCTACTGGTCCCGGCGTCGGTGGGCCGTCCGCCGGCGGCGGCTCGGAGGGCGCGGACTCGGGGTGGGCGCGGCTCCCGCCCTCCCGGCCGCGCCCGGCCGCCCGTGCAGGCTCCTCCCACTCAGCCGGGCCGCCCTGCAGGCTCCTCCCACCCTGCCGGGCCGCCCTGCAGGCTCCTCCCACCCAGCCGGGCCGCCCTGCAGGCTCCTCCCACTCAGCCGGGCCGCCCTGCAGGCTCCTCCCACCCAGCCCGGCCGCCCGCGCAGGCTCCTCCCACCCAGCCGGGCGGCCCGCACAGGCTCCTCCCACTCAGCCGGGCCGCCCTGCAGGCTCCTCCCACCCAGCTCCGTGCAGGCTCCTCCCACCCAGCCGGGCCGCCCTGCAGGCTCCTCCCACCCAGCCGGGCCGCCCTGCAGGCTCCTCCCACCCAGCTCCGTGCAGGCTCCTCCCACCCAGCCGGGCCGCCCTGCAGGCTCCTCCCACCCAGCCGGGCCGCCCTGCAGGCTCCTCCCACCCAGCCCGGCCGCCCGTGTAggctcctcccaccccagcctggcccccctccccctgcaggctcctcccgccccgcccccgcccccgtgcaggctcctcccaccccggccccctgcaggctcctcgccccccccccgtgtaggctcctcccaccccagcctggcccccctccccgtgcaggctcctcccaccccggccccctgcaggctcctcgcccccccccccgtgtaggctcctcccaccccagcctggcccccctccccctgcaggctcctcccgccccgcccccgcccccgtgcaggctcctcccagccccggcccccctgAAGGCTCCTCCCGCCCCGGCTCCTCCCACCCCGGCCCCCTGCAggctcctcgccccccccccccccgtgcaggctcctcccgcccagccccgccccccgtgcAGGCTCCTCCCAGCACGGCACACACCCTCCGCTAGCGCGAGCACCCTGACCTGCGGCTACCCGGACTCCTTGCTGGGTGACACAGAGGGCATAGTAGGATGTGTTGTCACTCTCACGCCATTCAGCTTGGGGACAAACAAATACCTCAAAAATTCAGGCGTAAGGATGGTGGTGCCAAACTAGGAGTTGACAAGTAGTGAGAATCCTAAACCTACTAGCTGCTCTGCCGATTACCTGAGTACACAGAAGAGAACTTTGTAAAGTACGGAAGCTGAGTATGTGTAATCAGGAATTAGACCAGCAGAATGGGTTTTCTGAAACACACAGCAAGAAAGTCTTTCCTCTTCCTAGGCCAGGCTATGTgcccaaggagaaaaggaaaggatacCAGAAACTAAAATCCATCTCCCGAAAGATAAATCATTCTAGACCTTGCACCGTAACACTGTAGAAGGACCATCAAACAACTGGGCCGGtacctccaaaaaacaaaaaaaaaacttgctgggctcgagcctgtaatccaagctactcaggaggctgagatctgagaaccactgtAGCCAGAAAAAGTCTGTTAGAACTCTCATCTCAATAAtttaccaaaaaatctggaagtggagctgtggctcaagggatagagcactaaccttgagcaaaagcagctcagggacagagcccatgcaCTGCACTCAAGAACCAGCACAATcaatacacaaacaaataaaacatgttaATTGTGGAGCAAGAAAGAATGCTAGCCAATTGTGGCTGA is part of the Perognathus longimembris pacificus isolate PPM17 chromosome 8, ASM2315922v1, whole genome shotgun sequence genome and harbors:
- the Itpripl1 gene encoding inositol 1,4,5-trisphosphate receptor-interacting protein-like 1 codes for the protein MAVISLLFLAVMYVVHHPLMVSDRMDLDTLARSRQLEKRMSEEMRLLETEFEEKKRAAEQKQKVENFWRGDTSGDQLVLGKKDRWPFQANGQEGPLGWMLGNLWNAGLFCLFLIFELLRQNMQHEPAFESSSDEEEEEVRIVPITTYNWLTDFPSQEALESFYKHYVQNAIRDLPGTCEFVESFVDDLIEACRVLTRQEAHPRLEDCLGIGAAFEKWGTLHETQKFDILVPIVPPQGTMFILEMRDPALGRRCGCVRVESECTCKHEKALGDVLCLVHHHKDHSLVLGKCTSPMKAALCTGSHLDVCKTVQWFRNMVGHAWALVAHKYDFKLTLPPSSTSCNLRVEYRSGRFLLISLLLGVQREDTLVYLVSQASEQEQLTSVDWPESVAACEHLFLKLVGRFAPENTCHLKCLQIILSLWDHQSLPTGASRPILTSYHFKTALMHLLLRLPLADWQYNKLSQRLQDLLWFLGRGIQQRSLQHFLIGNTFLPLTIPIPKTFRDAEPVNLFQHLVLNPVAHSQAVEEFHNLLTQVKTLPCAPPAGAL